A single window of Streptomyces aquilus DNA harbors:
- a CDS encoding GNAT family N-acetyltransferase, with the protein MTRVRRARVGDLPDLVALIAEHAVYEKAEPPADGLAGRLEPLLFGSPEPRLIALVAELGEGGPVVGYATCSAEVSTWDGAEYLHMDCLFLRDGHRGLGIGESLMDAVRAEARRLGLGHVQWQTPVWNDGAIRFYRRIGATSKDKRRFFLPVR; encoded by the coding sequence GTGACCAGGGTCAGGCGGGCGCGGGTCGGGGATCTTCCGGATCTCGTCGCCCTCATCGCCGAGCACGCCGTCTACGAGAAGGCCGAACCGCCCGCCGACGGGCTCGCCGGGCGGCTGGAGCCGCTGTTGTTCGGGAGTCCCGAGCCCCGACTGATCGCGCTCGTCGCCGAGTTGGGGGAGGGCGGGCCCGTCGTCGGGTACGCCACCTGTTCCGCCGAGGTGTCCACCTGGGACGGGGCCGAGTACCTGCACATGGACTGCCTGTTCCTGCGGGACGGGCATCGGGGGCTCGGCATCGGGGAGTCGCTCATGGACGCCGTGCGCGCGGAGGCGCGGCGGCTGGGGCTCGGGCATGTGCAGTGGCAGACGCCCGTGTGGAACGACGGGGCCATTCGGTTCTACCGGCGGATCGGGGCCACGTCCAAGGACAAGCGGCGGTTCTTCCTGCCGGTGCGGTGA
- a CDS encoding protein kinase domain-containing protein, protein MSQDGAQGRYAGRALANNRYQLRDLLGEGGMASVHLAHDTMLDRPVAIKTLHTELGREQAFRERFRREAQAVAKLTHTNIVSVFDTGEDTLDGSTMPYIVMEYVEGRPLGSVLDEDVRQFGAMPADKALKITADVLAALEISHEMGLVHRDIKPGNVMMTKRGVVKVMDFGIARAMQSGVTSMTQTGMVVGTPQYLSPEQALGRGVDARSDLYSVGIMLFQLVTGRLPFEADSPLAIAYAHVQEEPVAPSSINRSLPPAVDALVARALKKNPNERFPSAEAMRDECLRVAASFQAAPPSIVPGAQTASGAGVGSAVFPPVGQTPPPPTNNVQTPYQPAPTPNPYGTPTPAPAPAYGYPQQGGYQTPAPNGYASTPPPYTISPQQAPASSGGGKSNKPVILGSIVVSVIAVGGLIAALLMNGGGSDDDAKGSDGASTSASSHPTGYRTGDATKTIEKTECTEPQESYNDPDKVQMPDFQYKNWDSVLECLKAAGWHYDPTPVDENTWGQGTVMKQYPKAGTDFDPKNPPEMQFDVSSGNPA, encoded by the coding sequence ATGAGCCAGGACGGCGCACAGGGCCGGTACGCGGGGCGGGCGCTCGCCAACAACCGCTATCAGCTGCGCGACTTGCTCGGTGAGGGCGGCATGGCCTCGGTGCACCTGGCGCACGACACCATGCTGGACCGCCCCGTCGCGATCAAGACGCTGCACACCGAACTGGGCCGGGAACAGGCCTTCCGCGAGCGGTTCCGCCGCGAGGCCCAGGCCGTGGCCAAGCTCACCCACACCAACATCGTCTCGGTCTTCGACACCGGCGAGGACACCCTCGACGGGTCGACGATGCCGTACATCGTCATGGAGTACGTCGAGGGCCGGCCGCTGGGCTCGGTGCTCGACGAGGACGTACGGCAGTTCGGCGCGATGCCCGCCGACAAGGCGCTGAAGATCACCGCGGACGTGCTGGCGGCGCTGGAGATCAGCCACGAGATGGGGCTGGTGCACCGCGACATCAAGCCCGGCAACGTGATGATGACCAAGCGTGGCGTGGTCAAGGTGATGGACTTCGGCATCGCGCGCGCCATGCAGTCGGGCGTGACGTCGATGACGCAGACCGGCATGGTGGTCGGCACCCCGCAGTACCTCTCCCCCGAGCAGGCCCTCGGCCGTGGCGTGGACGCCCGTTCCGACCTCTACTCGGTCGGCATCATGCTGTTCCAACTGGTCACCGGGCGGCTGCCGTTCGAGGCGGACTCGCCGCTGGCGATCGCGTACGCGCACGTGCAGGAGGAGCCGGTGGCGCCCTCCTCGATCAACAGATCGCTCCCGCCGGCCGTGGACGCGCTGGTCGCCCGCGCCCTGAAGAAGAACCCGAACGAACGGTTCCCGAGCGCCGAGGCCATGCGCGACGAGTGCCTGCGGGTGGCGGCTTCCTTCCAGGCGGCGCCGCCGAGCATCGTGCCGGGCGCGCAGACCGCCAGCGGCGCGGGTGTCGGCTCGGCCGTGTTCCCGCCGGTCGGACAGACGCCCCCGCCGCCCACGAACAACGTCCAGACCCCGTACCAGCCGGCCCCGACGCCGAACCCGTACGGCACCCCGACCCCGGCGCCCGCCCCCGCGTACGGCTACCCGCAGCAGGGCGGCTACCAGACGCCGGCGCCGAACGGGTACGCGTCGACTCCGCCGCCGTACACCATCTCGCCGCAGCAGGCCCCCGCCTCGTCGGGCGGCGGCAAGAGCAACAAGCCGGTGATCCTCGGCTCGATCGTCGTCTCGGTCATCGCGGTCGGCGGCCTCATCGCGGCCCTGCTGATGAACGGCGGCGGCTCGGACGACGACGCGAAGGGCAGCGACGGGGCGAGCACGTCGGCTTCTTCCCACCCGACGGGATACCGGACGGGTGACGCGACCAAGACGATCGAGAAGACCGAGTGCACCGAGCCGCAGGAGTCGTACAACGACCCTGACAAGGTCCAGATGCCGGACTTCCAGTACAAGAACTGGGACTCGGTGCTCGAGTGCCTGAAGGCCGCCGGCTGGCACTACGACCCGACTCCCGTGGACGAGAACACCTGGGGCCAGGGCACCGTGATGAAGCAGTACCCCAAGGCGGGTACGGACTTCGATCCGAAGAACCCGCCGGAGATGCAGTTCGACGTGTCGTCCGGCAACCCGGCGTGA
- a CDS encoding D-alanyl-D-alanine carboxypeptidase family protein: protein MTTATKGLRVRRAAAVALTTGAMLATGALTAAPAQAVTTPTITAKGGYLMNGATGKTLFTKSADTKRLTASTTKVMTAKVVLSQSNLNLDAKVTIKKAYSDYIVANGASSAGLIVGDKVTVRQLLYGMMLKSGCDAAMALADKYGSGTTVAARTKNFIGKMNTMAKNLGMTNTHFDSFDGISKGSNASTPRDLTKVARSALKSSTFKTVVKTKSYTAKTITKTGSTRTMAAWKNTNTLLGWNGTLGVKTGSGTEAKYCLVFAATLNGESVIGAVLTAPSEADRTADVKKLINYGYAKIS, encoded by the coding sequence TTGACAACCGCTACCAAGGGCCTCCGTGTCCGCAGAGCCGCTGCCGTCGCCCTCACGACCGGCGCGATGCTCGCCACCGGAGCTCTCACCGCGGCACCGGCGCAGGCCGTGACCACGCCCACCATCACCGCCAAGGGCGGCTACCTGATGAACGGCGCCACGGGCAAGACGCTCTTCACCAAGTCCGCCGACACCAAGCGGCTCACCGCGTCCACCACCAAGGTCATGACGGCGAAGGTCGTGCTGTCGCAGTCGAACCTGAACCTGGACGCCAAGGTCACGATCAAGAAGGCGTACAGCGACTACATCGTGGCCAACGGCGCCTCGTCCGCCGGTCTGATCGTCGGCGACAAGGTCACCGTCCGTCAGCTCCTCTACGGGATGATGCTGAAGTCCGGCTGCGACGCCGCGATGGCGCTGGCCGACAAGTACGGCTCCGGCACCACGGTCGCGGCCCGCACCAAGAACTTCATCGGCAAGATGAACACCATGGCCAAGAACCTGGGCATGACGAACACGCACTTCGACTCGTTCGACGGCATCAGCAAGGGTTCCAACGCCTCGACGCCGCGTGACCTGACGAAGGTCGCCCGCAGCGCGCTGAAGAGCTCCACCTTCAAGACCGTCGTCAAGACCAAGTCGTACACGGCCAAGACGATCACGAAGACCGGTTCCACCCGCACCATGGCGGCGTGGAAGAACACCAACACCCTGCTCGGCTGGAACGGCACGCTCGGCGTGAAGACCGGCTCCGGCACCGAGGCCAAGTACTGCCTCGTCTTCGCCGCCACGCTCAACGGCGAGTCGGTGATCGGCGCGGTCCTCACCGCGCCCTCCGAGGCCGACCGCACGGCCGACGTGAAGAAGCTCATCAACTACGGCTACGCGAAGATCAGCTGA
- a CDS encoding GntR family transcriptional regulator, translating into MPSAPPAATDQPAAPAKQPPAADRVYTHVKQGVLERRYEGGTLLTEGELAEAVGVSRTPVREALLRLQVEGLIKLYPKKGALVLPVSAQEIADVVETRQLVEEHTARKAVPASPQLIARLEELLARQKEQAAAGDLAGAAVTDRCFHAEIVRSGGNEILSRLYDQLRDRQLRMGVAVMHAHPDRITKTLTEHEQILDALRSGDAEAVVGIVHGHVEWFSHLARGEVR; encoded by the coding sequence ATGCCTTCCGCTCCACCCGCAGCCACCGACCAGCCCGCCGCCCCCGCCAAGCAACCACCCGCCGCCGACCGCGTCTACACCCACGTCAAGCAGGGCGTCCTGGAGCGCCGCTACGAAGGCGGGACGCTCCTCACCGAGGGCGAGCTCGCCGAGGCCGTCGGGGTGTCCCGCACCCCGGTGCGGGAAGCGCTGCTGCGGCTCCAGGTGGAAGGGCTGATCAAGCTCTACCCGAAGAAGGGCGCACTGGTCCTGCCGGTCTCCGCGCAGGAGATCGCGGACGTGGTCGAGACCCGCCAGCTGGTCGAGGAGCACACCGCGCGGAAGGCCGTACCGGCGTCCCCGCAGCTCATCGCGCGCCTGGAGGAGCTGCTCGCGCGGCAGAAGGAGCAGGCCGCCGCCGGGGACCTGGCGGGCGCCGCGGTCACCGACCGTTGCTTCCACGCCGAGATCGTCCGCAGCGGGGGCAACGAGATCCTCTCCCGCCTCTACGACCAACTGCGCGACCGGCAGCTGAGGATGGGCGTCGCGGTCATGCACGCCCACCCCGACCGCATCACCAAGACGCTCACCGAGCACGAGCAGATCCTCGACGCGCTGCGCTCCGGCGACGCGGAGGCGGTCGTCGGGATCGTCCACGGGCACGTGGAGTGGTTCTCGCACCTGGCCCGGGGTGAGGTCCGATGA